The DNA segment TATTGCTATCCTTCGGCAGTGTTTTACCAGTTACAGCGATAGGTGATTCGATAGAACCTTCCAAAACAGCCGAACCAGTAAAACCAGAACAAATAGAATTTCAGAGAGAAGTAGACTTATTACTAGAGAATAGACCGATAGGCTCTGTTGCTTTCGAGTTAAAGGGAAATGCATTTGAAGTAGAGGTTAACCTGTTTGATGAAGCTTCTTCTCAATGGATCGTTGATGATATCAGGTTAATAGGTCAGTTGGGTGGCAGAAAACTTTCAGATCTGAGAGAGACACCTAGAGGTTCAGGTATATTTTTAGTTGATCCATGGATATCCGAGACTGGTGTCGGATCACTTTCAATAGCCGCAGAAGTCAATCTAAAGTCCCTAGTAAACACTGAACAAATGCCTGCGGTAACATTTATGGAATCAAGTGAGAGTAGTACTGGTGATACCGGAGGAGATAACAGTGAAAATGGCAGTACTTCCGGCGAATCATCTGAATCAGATAGTAATCATAGTGATAACGGCAACGATAATAACGACAGCAATGGCGATGATAACGGAACATCTGATTCGACAGAAAATGATTCAAATAAATCTTCTGACCAGGATGGATCAGAAAATGAATCATCCGATACAAAATCATCTGAGCAGAAAAGTGATGAAAAAACCGATGATTCAATAAGCTCTGAAGACAATTCAGAACAGCAAGAGACTAAAAACGATGATAAAGAGGGAAACAACGAAGACGACACAGATGAAAATGAAAACGAAAATTCTTTAGAAAATGGAAACGACGAAGATGCGAAAGATAATGAAAAGTATCAGCGTGATGAAGACGATAATAAAGAGCCGGAGAAACAACAAGAAAAGAAAGAATTGGATCATGATGATAAAGCATTAAAAGAAAATGAAGACAAAGATCAAGAAGAAAGCTTGGATCAAGATAAGGAAAATACCGAAGAAAATGAAGAAAAACTGTTGGAAGAAAATGTTTTAGGACCAATAATTTTAGAAGAGCCGATGATCGATTTACAAGAAGCGACAGCTTATACAGACTTTATATCGCTTACTCCTGAAGAACCAGTGGCCATGAGACAAATGGGATTGATGAACAGTTCGACCCAATATGGTTATACTGGTGACGGTATTGATGGTGAAAGAATAAGCAGGATTTTTACCGTAAGAGAAGGAACGAGAGAAGAAGTATGGTCATGGTATTATTGGAACAATATTTGGCAGTGGACGTATACAGGTCCTATCTTCTATGTGTATTGCATTGATATTACGACTCCCCTAAGTACTGTAGAACCATATACCCGACCAACATTAGCAAGTTATAGTAAACTATCAGAAAATCAAAAGCGGCGTATTGTTAATATGATTAGTCATGGCTATCAGGTCTTTGGCGAAGGAAGTAATGACAACAATTTAGGAGATCTTAGAACTCGAACTGGTATTAATAATTTAACAGAACGACAAGCCATTGCTGGAACACAATATGCTATTTGGAGAGTTACTAATGGGACACAAGAAAATCGCTTAAGTCAAAATGCGCGAGATCTCAGGGATTATTTGCTAGGCTTAGATACTCCTAATGATATTTCACCACAATTCAATAGTGAACCATCTTATCGTGTTGATAATGGCAACCTTATCATTGAATTTGAATATGAAGGGAATGGTCACGACTACGATATTGGTGGAGGCACATTTGGATCCAACTTGCAAAGTCTTATGGGTACTGGTGTAATAGAAGAAATAGATGAAATTAATGACGCCTATCATGTTACTATTACTCAGGCTATAAGTAACCTGCCAGAAAACTTTAATGAATTAGCAGTTCGGGTCAAAGGTGTCCATTACACTAGTCAAGGATATGTTTTCGAACCTGTTAATACAGATTGGCAGGGAAATTATGAGACACAGCCTTTGATCGATATTAACATTGATCACCCTAATGTCGTAGAAAGTGTTTCTATTGGTAATTTAGAGTATCGCATTGAAGTAGAAAAACATTGGTCTACAGATGGAGAAAGTTATTCAACAGAAATTGAATCTTTTGATGGAAGAAGATTTACCTTTGGACTGTTCGATAACGAAGGAGAAAAAATCGATAAAGATGGATCTCATTGGACAATTACAGTAGGAGAAGAAGAAGGAGATTCTGGAAATCCCGCTGTATTTGAACCAGTACTCCCTGGTGATTATATAATAAAAGAGTGGATACCAGCAGGTGCCGATTATGATTTATATGATCCAATAGGTGCCGATAACCGGTGGATCGAAGTGGGATCCGTATTGTTTGACAACAGTGGTATAGCGGAAGTAGAAGCAAAAAATCATCAATTGTTTGCTAGTTTAATGGTAAGAAAAGACTTTGCTCCGCAATATGCTGATGGCTTTGGAAGTACCCTTGGAGATTTTCCTGAAATACGTAGTATGGATGTGATGGAAGTTGTTGAAGAAACGGAACCAGAAGGGTTCAGATTCCAACTGTTGGATGCGGAAGATAATTTTGTTATTGTAGAAGGCAAGGATACTTTCTTGTTGGGAGAACATAATGAACATCGCATGACATTCTATAACCTTCCACTTGGTGAGTACCGGGCTGTAGAAATTGATATGCCTGAGAATTATCGCTGGGTTAGCAATGGAGAAATAGAACTGACAAGAAGCCATGTGAACGCATCAAGTCCTCCAGAAGCTGTTATAACAAATCAAGAGCTATATGAAATTGAGATAGAAAAAGTTTGGGAAGGCACTTGGTTATCAATGGAAGCAGCAGGACCATTTCATTTTAAGATAGTACGACAGTCATCAAATAACGAAGAGTTATCATTCTCAAGGGAAAAGTTTCTAGATCCTAATGAAGAAGAATTTATTACCTTTAATGGATTGTATCCAGGAACCTATCATATCTACGAGGAAGTCCCCGTTGGTAAACCATACAGATTTAGTAATTCTCTTTGGGAGTCCTATGGTAGTATATCGGTCAATAATGAGGATGGTGATTGGATTCTAGTAGGAACAGTTACTTTGCACGATGGTCAAAATCCTATGAACCCAAGAGTTGCGGTAATGCCACCAGCGTTTACAACACCTAGACTTATTGTAACCAATGAGGAGCATCGAGAAATTTCTTTAGAAATCTTAAAAACAGTGACAGGCGAAGGAAAACCTGCTCAAGAAGAAATACCAGAAGTAGCTTTTATCGTTGAAGTAATGTCGGAGATGAATGGAGAGTCAGATCCTCCGGAAAATGGAGTTATAAATGGTCCAGTGGTATTTATGGCGCCTCCAACAGAGTCATTAGAAGGAAGCTATAGAGTAAGAGATGGAGAAACTGATAGCGCTAGTAAAACTATTATTGGCTCTATGGAATCACCGGAAGTTTATCAGTTACAAGAAATTATTCCAGAAGAGTTACAAGGTAATTATCGTTTAACAGGTTATCGCATCACCTATCATTTATTTAATTCAGAAACACCTGTTGAAATTGATTATCCAGTGGAGGGTGACGTTTTTGATCCAAATATGATCGTTGAGTTGTACATGGTAATGGATAATCAGCCCGTTGAAAAAATTGAAGTGGAAGTGTTCAATGAGTTTTTCAAGCCTACGTTAGAAGTAACAAAAGAATATACAGATGATAATGAAGAAGAGGTTGTTATTAACTTATATCGTGTGACGGAGTCAGAAGTACCTGAAGAAGTAGAAGAAGAGTTAATAGCAACTGAAACAACAGAAGGGTTAAGTGTAACCTTTGAAGTGGAATTAGGTGAAGTTTATCGTATTGAAGAGATAATACCTGGTGGATATACAGCAGCGTATCCAAATGGTGATACGGTTGAAGTTGGAGATATCGTAAGCATACTTTCTGTAGTGAATACTCCTGTTCCTGCCGGTGGCGGCGGTGGAGGTGGTGGAGGTGGTGGCGGAACCATTACACCTGAAATTATTGATACAGTAGAAATCGAGACGACTGATCCGACAGTGACAATCGATGAAGATCCTATTCCATTAGGAACTCCGGAAGAGGTTATTATTGATGAAGATCCTGTTCCGTTAGGAGTACCTGAAGAGCCAGAAGAAGTTATCATACTGGATGAGGAAATTCCTTTAGGTGTTCCTTTACTTCCTCAAACTGGGGAAAGCAACCCGTTGAAATTTTACATCTTAGGATTCTTGTTAATCGCTACAGGTTACGCTATGAAAAAAAGAGTAATATTCTAGTATTTTAGTTAAATCGTAGAACAAGTAGAAAACTCCGTATTACTTACGGAGTTTTCTACTATTCATCATACAAAGAGAGCTACTGGAACTTGCAGATTATTAAATCAAGAAAAGTGATGCACGCTGATTGTCCCATATGTTATAATAGGCGTATACTATTAATGGTACTCTTTTGATTCTATAATAATTATTTGAGGATATGATCTGCAGACAGAGATGGACGCCTTATGCTGCAGTAATCCAGTGGCGTAACCGGCGAAATTGCCGGTTTTTTTATTATCATTTGTTAGTAATTGAAAAAATTGGTTATCTAATTACTAAGGTTATCTATCAAATAACGGAGAGATCATGATGAACATTAATGAAATTCTTTTGCAGGCCGCTGAAAGGAAAGCATCAGATGTTCATATTGGTGTTGGACATGTTCCGATGATTCGTATCAATGGCGAGCTACAACCCCTAAATAATCGCAAAACATCGGCGCAAGATACTATTAGCTATGTTCAGATTTTATTAAGTGGGGTTCAATCAAAAATTTTGTCTGAAAAAGGGCAGGTGGATTTTGCTTATCAAACACCTAATGGATATGCTTATAGAATGAATGTGTTTCGTTATCGAGACTATTATGGATTCGCTTGTCGATTAGTCCATCATCAAATACCGACCATTGCTCAACTAGAACTTCCGGAACAAATTGAAAAAATAGCAAAAATGCAATCCGGACTTGTAATAGTAGCAGGACCAACAGGATGTGGCAAAACTACAACCATAGCATCAATTGTAGATGTGATTAATACCACTAGAAGACTTCATATTTTAACAATCGAAGACCCTATAGAATATATCTATCAGGATAAAATGAGCATGATTACTCAACGAGAAATTGGAAGAGATTGCAACAATTTTTATGAAGCTCTGCATGCAGGTTTGAGACAGGATCCTGATGTGATTGTAGTTGGTGAACTTAGGGATCTAGAGACCATGCAAACAGCTATTACAGCTGCTGAAACCGGTCATTTGGTTCTGGTAACGCTCCACACACGAAATGCACAGCAAACAATAGAAAGAATTATTGATGTATTTCCTTTTGGCCAGCAACAACAAATCAGATTTCAGATGGCTAGTTCCTTAAATGCGGTTATCTCTCAAAGGTTAATACCAAGAATGGATGAGGTTACGAGAATTCCAGCAGTAGAAATTTTATTCGTTACGCCAGCAATAAGAACGTTGATTAGAGAAGGAAAAGCACATCAAATAAACTCTTTCATCCAAACAGGAAGAAGAAATGGAATGCAAACAATCGATGATCACTTGAGTTATTTATTCAAAAAAGGCTCTATATCGTTAGAAACTTTAAAACAGTACACTACCGACGAAGATACGTGTTTTCGAAGTCTGGAATGATGAATATGGAATAAGTTTTCTTATAACAGATAGAATATACTTTAAGGGGGGATCGTCTTGAAAAAAAACAAACTCAAATTAATTGGAAAAGAAGTTATTGTTTTTGACTTTGGACATCATAGCATTAAAATTGTAGTAGGAAAACCATTAAAGGATAAAATTCTAATACAACAGTCTTTTACAGTTGAAACACCGGAAGGAAGTTTTAAGGATGGGAAGCTTATTGAACCGGACTTAATTCGTCACGTATTACAGCAATCTATTGATGAACATAAGATTAAAACAAGAAATGCGATTTGTACGATCGAAAGTAGCGAAATTATTACAAGAGAGTTGAATTTACCAAAAGTATCGGAAGAAAAAATGCAGCAAATGCTTGCCTACGAAGTGGAGCAAACACTTCCAATTCAAGTAAATGAATATATTATTCAATCAAAGTTCCTAAATGAAGTTATTGAAGAAGGGGTAGATAAGAACAAGGTGTTAGTTACAGCGGTGCCGAAAGAAATGTCGAGAGGTTATTTTGAATTATTAAGTAGTATTGGGCTAAGACCGTTGATAATGGATCTTCATTTTAATGAGATGGATAAGTTATTGGAATCAAAATATCATTTGAATAATTTGACCAACGTTGGAGATAAAACAATCGCATTGATTGATCTTGGTTACCAAGGGATTAATATTGTTATTGTTGAATCAGGAATTCATCAATTGAATCGATTAATTCATCACGGATCACATATGATTGATCAAAATATTGTTAACTTTATGGATGTTTCGCATGATGATGCTATTGAAATGAAGAAAAACATTTCATCTATCAACCAAGATCCTAGTTTAGTAGAGTCAGACGAAGAAAATAAAGAAATGCGGGTAATTAATATTGTACAAAATATTTTGGATGGATGGATGGCAGAAATAGAGCGTATCTTTAAATTTTACCTTAATCAAGACGCCAAACATATCATAGATAAGATTCTTTTATATGGCGGTACATCTCGTATGGTAGATGTTGACCGGTATTTTGAAGAATATTTTAATATCCCAACATCCGTAATAACGTCGTTAACAAACATAGAGATAGAGAATGCCAGCAAAGAAGTAACACTATATGTTAATGCGTTAGGTGCGATGATTCGCAAATAATATAAAAGGAGGTGTCTATATGAGAGATTATAATTTTTTTGAAAATTATACAATGGAGCCAGAAAAAAAACCTTTTAAGGGATTATGGGGAGTTGTTATCGTTGGCTCTTTATGCTTTCTATTAGTTGCATGGTCCGTTTATGGCTACATAGAAATTCAACGTTTAGAGAATGATATTGCCTTAGTCAAAGATGATATAAACCAGCTGTATGCTGAAAATGATTACGATGCAATAGAAATGCTTGAAAAGGATGTTGACTTATTGAAGAAAGAATTATATTCATTAGAAAAAATAAAAACGTCTTTGGAAAACAGAAAAGTTATCACCCCCTATTTAATAGATCTTATTTCTCGAAGCGTAACAGATGGGATTGCATTTGAGGCTTTACATATTGCTGAAAATCAAATTCAGATACAGGGGAACAGCACTCATCGTACATCTATTGCTCAGATGAAACACAATATTCGTAATTCTGGACATTTTAATGAAATTTTTGTTGCTCACATTACTGAAGCAGACACACTTTATAACTTTTCTATTTCATTTCAGCTAAAGGGAGGTATAGAAAATGAGATTGAACAATAGAGAAAAAATCCTTTTAGTCGTTTTGACGGTCGCTATTGCATTGTTAGGTTTTTTTCGCTTTGTGATGACTCCTATTAACGAAACGCTTGAAGAAATGACGATAACATTAGAAGAAGAGACCTTAGAGTATACACGCTTAAAAAATAGAGCTTTAGAAAAACCGGATCTGGAAGACAAAAAAAATGAAACAACTCATGAAATCATGGAAATTGCCAGTAATTTTTATGGAGTTTTAGAACAGGAAGATATAATCGTTATTTTAAATGATCTGTTGGTTCATAATGCTTTTGAAATAAATACAATGAATTTTTCCCAGCCCACTATAGAAGAATTTGGACATCATCGTGATGAAGAAAATGAGGATTCTGAAGAAACAACAGATTTAATAAAATTAAATCAGATGGTTGTTCAAACAAATTATACAGGTAACTACAATGGGATTATGGATCTTCTCAGTCTTTTAGAAGAATATGAAAACAAAGTGATGCTTAATAGTTTGTCTGTAACAGGCTCACCAGACGGATGGCTTACCGGTACCGCCACGTATCATTTTTACAATGTCCCGAGAGTAAAACGATATTATCCTTCAAGACCCCAAACGGTTACATATACACTTTTAGAAGATGCGCTGAAAGTTGAAAGAAAGAATCCTTTTGACACTTCTGGTATGCCTACCCCATCTACTAAAGATTCAGTAATAAATGATGGTGAAAAAACGGGCCTTGAAGGAGTTGGAGTAGATACAGGGAGTAGTGATCGTGAGCTTACTGATGAAGAACTTATCCAAATGATCGGAGGAGAAGAAAAATCAAGCTCTGATCACTTTAAGGATCAAAGTAAAATAAAAAATGAGTCATTATCATTTTATGACCACATTAAAAGGCGTGGAATAGAAAAAGAAAATGAATGGGTCTTAACGGTAGTGAAAGGAGATACCTTGTATCATATAGCAATGGCTTTTTATGGAAGTAAAGAAAAAATCGTTTACATTATTGAAGCTAATAATATTGAAGATCCGAGTCTTATTTTTATTGGTGATGTACTTCGTATTCCAAAGAGATAATTATAAAATCATTTTGGGAAACATTAAAAAACCCTCTGATGGCATCATCAAAGGGTTTTTTATAAATTATCATTACTATATAATTATTTACGCCTGACGAACACCTATGCCAATAAGATGTTTTCCAGCAATTCCTGGTTCTGTCATCTCTTTTGGTTGCATAATTTCATCAAGATCAGATTCGCTTAGAAGGCCTTTTTCTAAAGTGACTTCCCGTACGCTTCTTTTGCTTTTTAATACTTCTTTAGCTATGCCTGATGTTGCTTCATAACCAAGATGAGGATTTAACGCCGTTGCTAGCGCAACGCTATTTTCTACTTTTTCTTTACAAGCTTCTTTATTAGCTGTAATTCCTTCAATGCAACGAACAGCAAATACTTCAGCGCCATGTGTAATAATATCGATAGATTCAAATAAATTTTTGAACAGAACAGGCCCCATCACATTAAGTTCAAATTGACCTGCACCAGAAGCAAGAGATACAGTATGATCATTACCTTGCACTTGGAAACATATTTGATTCATCATTTCGGCCATAACAGGGTTAACTTTTCCTGGCATGATAGATGAACCTGGTTGTACTGGCGGAAGGTTTATTTCCATGAGTCCGCAGGACGGACCGGATGCTTTCATACGAAGGTCATTTGCCATTTTGGATAAACTAAGAGCACAGTTTTTCAAAGCACTGGATAAATGTATATAGCCATCTGTATTTTGTGTTCCGTCCACTAGGTGTTCGGCTACTTCTAAGTTTAAGCCTGTGATTGAACACAGTTCTTCGATAGCAGCTTGAATGTATACTGGGTCTGCATTCAAACCAGTGCCAACGGCCGTAGCACCTAAATTAACCGTAGAAAGTGACTTCATGGCAGATTTTATTCGATCAATATCTCGACGAAGGACACGACTATAAGCTCCAAACTCTTGTCCTAATCTAATAGGGAGTGCATCCTGCAAGTGAGTTCTTCCCATTACAAGCACATCATCAAGTTCCTGCTCTTTATCTTTTAACGCTAGAAAAAGTTTTTCTAAACTGTTAATTAAATTTTCTTCCATTGATAAAACGGATACTTTGAAAGCTGTTGGCACTACATCATTGGTAGATTGTGCCATATTCACATGCGTATTTGGTGATACAATGTCGTACCTTCCTTTATCAACACGTAATATTTCCAGAGCTCTATTTGCTAGCACCTCATTTACATTCATATTGATTGATGTTCCTGCTCCACCTTGAATGGATTCGACAATGATTTGTTCATCAAATTCACCATTGATTAATTCGATACAGGCTTTTTTTATGGCTGAACCAATTTGTTCAGGCATAGTGTTTGTTTGAAGATTTGCACAAACACATGCATATTTTACTTTGCCCATGCTACGAATTAGTTCTGGATGCACTTTCGCTACTGGTAACGGAAAGTTTTCTTGTGCTCGCTTTGCTTGAATGCCGTAATAAGCGTTAGATGGAATTTCCATGCTTCCCAGCGAGTCAGATTCTATTCGAACCTCTGGATTAATGTTTCTTTCTGATACATCTTGAAGTGTGTTAATTTTGTTTAACTTAGTTTCAATCATGTTATAACCTCCTCATTCTAATGTTGTTAATAAGTTGTAAATAAGCAAAGATTGGTGTGGAAATGAAAAAGGCTTTCGAGAAAAAAGATTGATAATTAATTAACTAAATTTAGCAAAAAAATATTGAAATTTATTTTGGGTTATTGTTCTAAGCCTATCTATAGTATAACATGATTACTGAAAAAACCAATACCTTTAGATGATTTCGAAATAAATTAATTATTCGCCATTTACTGAATACACAAAAAACCTAAACGAAACAAATTATAGAGTTAAATCATTAACAATTTAATCTATTGATAGATATATTGAGAAACTATTGATACCAATAGTTTCCGATCTAGTAAAAATAACTATTGTTATTTTTGCTAGAGAGTGTTCGAGCAAAAATATTACAATAGTGAAGGAAAGATTGCACATGAAAAATCTTCAAAGCTTTATGTTGCTACTTAGACAATCGAATCAACTAGAG comes from the Tindallia californiensis genome and includes:
- a CDS encoding aspartate ammonia-lyase; the encoded protein is MIETKLNKINTLQDVSERNINPEVRIESDSLGSMEIPSNAYYGIQAKRAQENFPLPVAKVHPELIRSMGKVKYACVCANLQTNTMPEQIGSAIKKACIELINGEFDEQIIVESIQGGAGTSINMNVNEVLANRALEILRVDKGRYDIVSPNTHVNMAQSTNDVVPTAFKVSVLSMEENLINSLEKLFLALKDKEQELDDVLVMGRTHLQDALPIRLGQEFGAYSRVLRRDIDRIKSAMKSLSTVNLGATAVGTGLNADPVYIQAAIEELCSITGLNLEVAEHLVDGTQNTDGYIHLSSALKNCALSLSKMANDLRMKASGPSCGLMEINLPPVQPGSSIMPGKVNPVMAEMMNQICFQVQGNDHTVSLASGAGQFELNVMGPVLFKNLFESIDIITHGAEVFAVRCIEGITANKEACKEKVENSVALATALNPHLGYEATSGIAKEVLKSKRSVREVTLEKGLLSESDLDEIMQPKEMTEPGIAGKHLIGIGVRQA
- a CDS encoding type IV pilus twitching motility protein PilT, which translates into the protein MMNINEILLQAAERKASDVHIGVGHVPMIRINGELQPLNNRKTSAQDTISYVQILLSGVQSKILSEKGQVDFAYQTPNGYAYRMNVFRYRDYYGFACRLVHHQIPTIAQLELPEQIEKIAKMQSGLVIVAGPTGCGKTTTIASIVDVINTTRRLHILTIEDPIEYIYQDKMSMITQREIGRDCNNFYEALHAGLRQDPDVIVVGELRDLETMQTAITAAETGHLVLVTLHTRNAQQTIERIIDVFPFGQQQQIRFQMASSLNAVISQRLIPRMDEVTRIPAVEILFVTPAIRTLIREGKAHQINSFIQTGRRNGMQTIDDHLSYLFKKGSISLETLKQYTTDEDTCFRSLE
- a CDS encoding Cys-Gln thioester bond-forming surface protein; this translates as MRTRKRRYKNMRISIAFLLILLLSFGSVLPVTAIGDSIEPSKTAEPVKPEQIEFQREVDLLLENRPIGSVAFELKGNAFEVEVNLFDEASSQWIVDDIRLIGQLGGRKLSDLRETPRGSGIFLVDPWISETGVGSLSIAAEVNLKSLVNTEQMPAVTFMESSESSTGDTGGDNSENGSTSGESSESDSNHSDNGNDNNDSNGDDNGTSDSTENDSNKSSDQDGSENESSDTKSSEQKSDEKTDDSISSEDNSEQQETKNDDKEGNNEDDTDENENENSLENGNDEDAKDNEKYQRDEDDNKEPEKQQEKKELDHDDKALKENEDKDQEESLDQDKENTEENEEKLLEENVLGPIILEEPMIDLQEATAYTDFISLTPEEPVAMRQMGLMNSSTQYGYTGDGIDGERISRIFTVREGTREEVWSWYYWNNIWQWTYTGPIFYVYCIDITTPLSTVEPYTRPTLASYSKLSENQKRRIVNMISHGYQVFGEGSNDNNLGDLRTRTGINNLTERQAIAGTQYAIWRVTNGTQENRLSQNARDLRDYLLGLDTPNDISPQFNSEPSYRVDNGNLIIEFEYEGNGHDYDIGGGTFGSNLQSLMGTGVIEEIDEINDAYHVTITQAISNLPENFNELAVRVKGVHYTSQGYVFEPVNTDWQGNYETQPLIDINIDHPNVVESVSIGNLEYRIEVEKHWSTDGESYSTEIESFDGRRFTFGLFDNEGEKIDKDGSHWTITVGEEEGDSGNPAVFEPVLPGDYIIKEWIPAGADYDLYDPIGADNRWIEVGSVLFDNSGIAEVEAKNHQLFASLMVRKDFAPQYADGFGSTLGDFPEIRSMDVMEVVEETEPEGFRFQLLDAEDNFVIVEGKDTFLLGEHNEHRMTFYNLPLGEYRAVEIDMPENYRWVSNGEIELTRSHVNASSPPEAVITNQELYEIEIEKVWEGTWLSMEAAGPFHFKIVRQSSNNEELSFSREKFLDPNEEEFITFNGLYPGTYHIYEEVPVGKPYRFSNSLWESYGSISVNNEDGDWILVGTVTLHDGQNPMNPRVAVMPPAFTTPRLIVTNEEHREISLEILKTVTGEGKPAQEEIPEVAFIVEVMSEMNGESDPPENGVINGPVVFMAPPTESLEGSYRVRDGETDSASKTIIGSMESPEVYQLQEIIPEELQGNYRLTGYRITYHLFNSETPVEIDYPVEGDVFDPNMIVELYMVMDNQPVEKIEVEVFNEFFKPTLEVTKEYTDDNEEEVVINLYRVTESEVPEEVEEELIATETTEGLSVTFEVELGEVYRIEEIIPGGYTAAYPNGDTVEVGDIVSILSVVNTPVPAGGGGGGGGGGGGTITPEIIDTVEIETTDPTVTIDEDPIPLGTPEEVIIDEDPVPLGVPEEPEEVIILDEEIPLGVPLLPQTGESNPLKFYILGFLLIATGYAMKKRVIF
- a CDS encoding LysM peptidoglycan-binding domain-containing protein — protein: MRLNNREKILLVVLTVAIALLGFFRFVMTPINETLEEMTITLEEETLEYTRLKNRALEKPDLEDKKNETTHEIMEIASNFYGVLEQEDIIVILNDLLVHNAFEINTMNFSQPTIEEFGHHRDEENEDSEETTDLIKLNQMVVQTNYTGNYNGIMDLLSLLEEYENKVMLNSLSVTGSPDGWLTGTATYHFYNVPRVKRYYPSRPQTVTYTLLEDALKVERKNPFDTSGMPTPSTKDSVINDGEKTGLEGVGVDTGSSDRELTDEELIQMIGGEEKSSSDHFKDQSKIKNESLSFYDHIKRRGIEKENEWVLTVVKGDTLYHIAMAFYGSKEKIVYIIEANNIEDPSLIFIGDVLRIPKR
- the pilM gene encoding type IV pilus assembly protein PilM — translated: MKKNKLKLIGKEVIVFDFGHHSIKIVVGKPLKDKILIQQSFTVETPEGSFKDGKLIEPDLIRHVLQQSIDEHKIKTRNAICTIESSEIITRELNLPKVSEEKMQQMLAYEVEQTLPIQVNEYIIQSKFLNEVIEEGVDKNKVLVTAVPKEMSRGYFELLSSIGLRPLIMDLHFNEMDKLLESKYHLNNLTNVGDKTIALIDLGYQGINIVIVESGIHQLNRLIHHGSHMIDQNIVNFMDVSHDDAIEMKKNISSINQDPSLVESDEENKEMRVINIVQNILDGWMAEIERIFKFYLNQDAKHIIDKILLYGGTSRMVDVDRYFEEYFNIPTSVITSLTNIEIENASKEVTLYVNALGAMIRK
- a CDS encoding PilN domain-containing protein; this encodes MRDYNFFENYTMEPEKKPFKGLWGVVIVGSLCFLLVAWSVYGYIEIQRLENDIALVKDDINQLYAENDYDAIEMLEKDVDLLKKELYSLEKIKTSLENRKVITPYLIDLISRSVTDGIAFEALHIAENQIQIQGNSTHRTSIAQMKHNIRNSGHFNEIFVAHITEADTLYNFSISFQLKGGIENEIEQ